The Caulobacter sp. 73W region GCTCGACGCCATGCAGCAGCAGATCGAAAAACTGGCCTCCAAGCCCTGACCACCGGTTCTTAACGAACGCCGGCCTACGCTTACCGTCGATGACCGATCCGATCGACCCGACCCGTCGCCTGCCCGCCCCGCGCCGCGCCTTCCGCCGCGCGGTGGATGCGCGCGCGACCGACGGCCATCCCGGCGACGATGAGCCGGAAGTCGAGACCGTCCATGTGAAGGAAGAGATCGAGCCGGCGCCCCGCTCCGGCTTCACCGCCTTCGCCGCCCAGCTCCTGGGCCAGAACGGACAGAAGCGCGGCCTGCGCGGCGGCCAGGAAACCCTGGACACCGCCCGCTCCACCTATCTGGGGGCTGAATGGTCCGGCGGGAACGACCGCCGCCGCAAGACCGGCCGAGGCCGCCAGACCGAAGTCTGACGACGGCCGACGCCTTACTGGCGCCCGTCTTGCTGAATGGGAACGAGCCTTGGAGCCGTTCCCTTGTTCTTGCTGTCTTTCCGCGCCTTCGACGTCGCCCTGGTGGCCCTGATCTTCACGATCCTGACCTAGGCCCGGCGGTTTCTGCCTAGAGCTCGTTGACCGCGCCGGGCTGGCGGGCGCGGGACTGCAGCCACATCACCCCGATCAGGTCGGAGAACGAGGCCTTCAGCCGGCCGAAGTTCGTGTACTTCGACGCCCCGGTTTCGCGGGCGCGGTGGTGCACCGGCTCGAACGCCGTCTCGTAGCCCTCGCGCATCATCATCGCGGGCAGATAGCGGTGCAGGTGGTCGAAGTACGGCAGGCGCAGGAACGCCTCGCGGCGGAACACCTTCAGGCCGCAGCCGGTGTCCGTGGCGTTGTCCTTCAGCAGCTTCTGGCGCACGCCGTTGGCGAACCGCGAGGCGTAGCGCTTGGACCAGGTGTCCTGACGCTTCACCCGCTCGCCGCCGACCAGAGCCAGGGTCTCCGGGCCGGCGGCCAGGCGGTCCACCAGGCGCGGGGCGTCGGCGGGGTCGTTCTGGCCGTCGCCGTCCAGGGTCACCACGATGGCGCCGCGCGCGCCCAGCACGCCCGTGCGGACCGAGCGGCTCTGGCCGGCGTTCTTGGCGTGGTTCAGCACCCTCAGCTGCGGGATCTCGCCCTTCAGGGCGGTCAGGCGCGCAGCGGTGTCATCGCGGCTGGCGTCATTGACGAAGACGATCTCGAAGTTGCGGCCGGCGAAGGCGGCGGCGATCTCGCGCGCCAGGGTCGGCGCGGCGCCGCTCTCGTCGAAGACCGGCACGACGATGGAGACGTCAGGAGTCGCGGTTTTTGCGTTCATCCGCCCTCAATAGCCGAAAAGCCCGCGCGGGGAAGGTTAAGGATCACCCGGCCGCGTTCATGCTATCAAACGCCACATGAGCCTCGAATCCCGTCTCGACGCCCTCAGCCGCGGCTGGCGCGCCCCTCTCATCGCGGCGCTGATCGCGATGATCGCCGGCCTTCCCGGCCTGTTCGCCGTGCCGCCGCTGGATCGGGACGAGTTCCGCTTCGCCCAGGCCACCGCCCAGATGCTGGAAAGCGGCGACTATGTCGTCATCCGCTTCCAGGACCAGCCGCGCTTCAAGAAGCCGGTGGGCATCCACTGGATGCAGGCGCTCAGCGTGAAGGCGTTCTCCGAGGTCGAGGACCGGCAAATCTGGGCCTGGCGCATTCCGTCGCTGATCGGCGCCATGTTGGCCGCCGCCGCCTGCGCCTGGGGCGCGGGGGCGTTCTTCCGCCAGCGCACCGGCCTGATGGCGGGCGCGATCCTGGGCGTCAGCTTCCTGCTGTCGACCGAGGCGTTCATCGCCAAGACCGACGCCATGCTGTGCGGCCTGACGACCCTGTCGCTGGCGGCCCTGGCGCGGCTCTATTCGGCGGCCAACGGCGGGCCCGCGGCGGGCCGATGGACGCGGCTGTTCTTCTGGCTGAGCCTGTCGCTGGGCGTGCTGGTCAAGGGACCGGTCAGCCTGCTGGTGGTGATCCTCGCCCTGCTGGCGCTGTGCGTCTGGGACCGCAAGGCCGCGTGGCTGAAGGGCCTCGGCTGGACCTGGGGCGCGGCGGTGTTCGTGCTGGTGGTCGCCCCGTGGGCCTGGGCCATCACCGTGGCCACCGACGGCGCGTTCTGGAGCACGGCGATCGGCGGCGATCTGGCTCCCAAGCTGGCCGGCGGCCATGAAAGCCACGGGGCCCCTCCCGGCTATCACACCCTGCTGTCGTTCCTGCTGACCTTCCCGTCGGCTCTGGTCCTGCCGGCGGCGCTGGCCCTGGGCTGGACGCGGCGCAACGAGCCGGGCGTGCGCTTCGCCCTGTGCTGGCTGATCCCCACCTGGCTGATGTTCGAGATCCTGCCGACCAAGCTGGCCCACTACACCCTGCCCGCCCACGGCGCCCTGGCCTGGCTGATGGCCGCCTCGCTGGAGCAGCCCCTGGGCCGCATCAGCCGCTGGATCGGCGCGGTGCTGGGCGTGCTGGGCGGGATCATCTTCGCCGCCGCCTCGATCTATCTGATGTCGGAATACGGCGACGCGTCGGACGCCACCGCCGCCGCCATCGCGGCCGGCCTGTTCCTGATGGCCGGCGGGGTCGGGGCCTATTTGCTGGTCAACCGCGCGGCGGGCACGGCGGTGGTCACCGCCCTGGTGCTGGGCCTGCTGGCTCACAGCGCCTTCTTCGCCCTGCTGGCCCCGCGGCTGGAGCCCCTGTGGTCGTCCAAGCGGGTGTCGGACGCCCTGCGCGAGGCGCGTATCGATCCGCGCGACGGGGTCACCCCCGGCCCGGTCGAAGTGGCTGGCTACGCCGAGCCCAGCCTGGTCTTCGCCCTGGGCGCCCGCACGGGCCTGGGCGACGCGCCCAACGCCGCTCAGGCGCTTCTGGAAGGCCGCCCCGCCGTGGTCGAGGCCAAGCAGGACGCCGCCTTCCGCGCCGACCTGGCCCGCATCGGCCTGACGCCGCATCCGGTCGCGGTCGTCGAGGGCTTCAACTACTCCACCGGCGATCCCGTCCGCCTGACCATCTATCGGGGCGAGCCGGAGGACCAGTAATGAGCCGCTTCATCCAGATCGTCGAAGTCGGGCCGCGCGACGGCCTGCAGAACGAAGCCGCCGTCCTGGAGCCGGAGGAACGCGCCGTCTTCATCCAGCGGCTTGAGGCCGCCGGCGCCCGCCGCATCGAGACCGTCTCCTTCGTCAATCCGCGCCGCGTGCCGCAGATGGCCGGGGCCGAAGAGGTCATGGCCGCCCTGCCCGCCAATCCCGACGCCTCGCGCATCGGCCTGGTCCTGAACCTGAAGGGGTGGGAGCGCTGCGTCGCCGCCGGCTGCGACGAGGCCAACGTGGTGGTCTGCGCCTCGGACGGCTTCGGAATCCGCAACCAGGGCGCCTCGGTCAGCGAGCAGCTGCAGACCCTGGCCTCGGTGGTCGAGCACCGCAACGCCAACGGCGGCCCGCCCCTGTCCCTGACCATCTCGGTGGCTTTCGGCGATCCCTTCGACGGCGAGGTCAGCGACGACCAGGTGGCCGCCATCGCGGCGGAGGCCCACGCCCTGAAGATCGGCGAGATCGCGCTGGGCGACACCATCGGCGTCGCCGATCCCTGGACCGTTCGTCGTCGTATCGAGGCGGTGCGCAAGGCCGCGCCGGACGCCCGCCTGCGCATGCATTTCCACGACACCCGCAACACCGGCCTGGCCAACGCCTACGCCTCGGTCGAGGCGGGGATCGACGTGCTGGACGCCAGCGTCGGCGGCCTGGGCGGCTGCCCCTTCGCGCCGAACGCCACCGGCAATATCGGCACCGAGGATCTGGTCTACATGCTGGAGCGCGCGGGCTTCGAGACCGGCTACGACCTCGACGCCCTGATCGAGACGGCCAAGGTCATGTCGCAGCGCCTGGGCAAGCCCCCCGCCTCGTCCCTGGCGCGGGCCGGCGGCTTTCCGCTCACGGCCTAGATGTCGAAGCTATGAAGGTTGTTCACCCGGGGCGGAGCTGAGAGGCTGGAGTTGCGACACAACAACTTCTAGCTCCGGAGGCCCCGGATGAACGTCCATAAGAATGCTCGGCTGACGCCAGTTGGTCGAGCCTTGATGATCAGCCGTATTGAGGATGAACGACTAGACCCGCCGGCGGGCCATCTGCTCCATCGGCGGCGGGACCACGGCCCCCGCGCCGGCGCGGAACTCAGCCGGGGTGACGCCGAACATCCGCCGGAAGGCCGCGCCGAAATGGCTGTGGCTGGAGAAGCCCAGATCCAGCGCCAGGCCGGCGATGTCCTCGCAATAGGGCAACTCGACCAGCGCCCGGCTGAGGCGAAGCTGCAGCTGGTACTTGTAGAGCGGCTTGCCCTCCGTCCTGCTGAACTCCTGGGTCAGATAGACGGGCGAGACCCCTACCGCGCTCGCGATGTCCGCTAGGCTGAGCCGCTCGCAACCCCGCTCGTGGATCACCTGCTTGGCCCGCTCCACCACCTGGGACGGACGGCCGCGCGGTGTCCGTTGCGCCTCGAAGACCTCCCGCAGGATCTGGACGGCCAACTCGTCCGCCTCAAGCGGCCCTCCCGCGCTGTCGGCAAGTCGCCGAAGGCGGTGGGCCGCCAGGGTCATGGAGCCCCCTCCCGGCTGCGACAGCTCACCGAACAGTTCGGCGGGACGCGAGCCGACCAGCCGGCAGATCTCTTCCATCACCTCAGGAGTTGGGGCGACCACGGCGAGCGCATGGCCCATGCCGCGCACCGGATGGGCGTCCGCGTACTCAATGCCGGCCGGCACCAACAGCACGCTGTTGACGTCGATCACGGCGGAGCGGCGGCCCACCTGATAGGTGAACACCCCCATATACGGCAGGGCCACCTGGTAGAGGCAGGTCGCGCCGGATGGCGGCGAGTCGTGAGCCGCCGATATGTCCAGGATGGTGGCCGAGGCGCTGTCGCTGACCACCCGGCGATAGTTGACCGGCAGGCGCAGACCAGTGTCGGGATCGACCCGGCCGACCGATTGCCTTCGCGCGCTGTCCAGGGGAATGACCGTCATTCTGCAGGCCTTCGGGCTCCATCGCGCCGCCGACGGCATCGATGACACATCGAACTTCGAAAGAAAGCCGCCCGAGGTTACACCCGGGCGGCGAAATCCGCGCCTAGTTGGCGACCTGGGCGAAGGCGTAGCGCCAGCCCTGGGGGGTGCGGACATAGGTGTCCGTGAACCAGACGCGGCGGTCGAAGGCCGTGCCGTTGGCGCGCGTCCCCTTGACCCAGATGCGGGCCGTGACCGTGGCGGCGTCACCGAAGACGTGAACCATCTGGGTGCCCGGATCCTCGTCCTGCACCTCGTACTTGGTCGCCTTGGCCTTGGCGATCAGCTCAGCCCGCGTCTCCACCCGGCCGTCGCCGTAAACCTGCACGAAGTCCTGGTGCAGGATCTTTTCCATGGTCGCGATGTCGTTGTGCTTCACCGCCGCCTGGTAGGCGACGTCGATGGCGGCGAGGTCTTCCTTGTCGCCGGCCTTCGCTGTCTGCGGGACGATCACCGCCGCGGCCGCCAGAGCGCCCAGCACCATCTTGTTCAGCTCCACAACAAATCTCCTGTGTTGAGGAGCTGAGGCTAGAGCGGGGGCCTAAGGGGCCGTTATCAGGATATTCAGGTGACCGGCCGGGTCAGATGCGGTGGCCGGTCAGCTTCCACAGGGCCGGCCGGGAGACGGCCATGCCGATCACCAGCGGGGCCAGCAGCACCGCGGCGGCGCGCGGGCCGAAGCTCTTGGCGCGCTTGATGAAGTAGCGGGCCAGGCCCATGCCCTTGTGGAACTCCACGAACAGCGGGCTCTTCAGGCTGGTGTGACCCAGGTGCACGACCTTGGCGGTCGGCTGGAACAGCACTTCGCCGCCCAGCTCGCGGGCGCGCCAGCAGATGTCGATATCCTCCACATGGAGGAAGAAGCTCTCATCGAAGCCGTCCAGGGCGTCGAAATCCTCGCGGCGCATGGCGAAGCAAGCGCCGGAGATGGTCGGGGTCGGGATCGTCGCGGACGGCAGCGGATCGGTCGTCTCGCGGTGGATCTCGTAACGCTGCAGGCTGCGGAACCGGCGGCTCAGATGGCCGAAGGACAGCAGGCTGGTCCACGGGGTCACCTCGCCGCGACGGGCGCCGCGCTGTTCGGTGCCGTCCTCGTTGATCACGCAGGCGCCGACCAGGCTGGGAACCGGGCGGCCCTTCAGCGCCTGGACCAGATTGCGGATGCAGTCGTCCTGCAGGAAGGCGTCGGGGTTCAAGAACACCACATGCCGCCCCTCCGCCGCCCGCGCGCCGAGATTGGCGCCCTTGGCGAAGCCGACATTGCCGTGCCCCTGCAGCAGACGGACCCGGGGATCGGTCCGCTCCAGAGTGCGAAGCATCTGCTCGTCCCGTTCGTCCGAGCCGTTATCGACGATGACGAACTCGTCGACCATCGGCTCGGCCAGCACCTGCTTGATGCTCGACGCCAGGGCTTCGCCGGTCCGGTACACGACCATCACGACGGAGACCCCAGGCGTCACGGGCGTGGCGCCCGCGATCAATTCAGATACGGGACGAACAGAGACGTTCATGCAGGCTCCACCATTGCGCCGGTCCGGGCTGCCGGCCGCACGAAGGGTGCGGCCCGCAGGTCCGGCGGCGTGGCTTCGTCGGTCAGCGCGGCGACCGCGTCCGACAACGACAGGATCAGTTGCCCCTCCCCGCCCAGGCGGCGGATCGCCACCTGGCCAGTCTCGGCCTCCTTGCGGCCGACCACGACAATGGCCGGAACCTTGGCGAGACTATGTTCGCGGATCTTGTAATTGATCTTCTCGTTGCGCAGGTCGGTCGTGACCCGCAGGCCGGCGGCCCGCAGCGTCTCGGCGACCTGGTTGGCGTAGTCGTCGGCGTCCGAGGTGATCGTGGCGACCGTGATCTGGGTCGGGGCGAGCCACAGCGGGAAGGCCCCGCCGTAGTTCTCGATCAGGATGCCGATGAAGCGCTCGAAAGAGCCCAGGATGGCCCGGTGCAGCATGACGGGACGCTGCTTCGAACCATCTTCGGCCACGTATTCGGCGCCCAGACGCTCCGGCAGGACGTAGTCCAGCTGGATGGTGCCGCAGGTCCAGGTCCGGCCGATGGCGTCCTTGACGATGAAGTCCAGCTTCGGCGCGTAGAAGGCGCCGTCGCCCTCGGCGATCACCGGCTCGACGCCAGCCTTGCGGGCGGCGTTCAGCATCTGGGTCTCGGCCTTGTCCCAGAACTCGTCCGAACCGGCGCGCTGCTCCGGTCGGGTGGCCAGGGCGATGTAGTCGGTGGTCATGCCCAGTTCGGCATGGACGGTCTGGCAAAGGGTGATGAACTTCGCCGTTTCGTCCTCGATCTGGTCTTCACGGCAGAAGATGTGGGCGTCGTCCTGGGTGAAGCCGCGCACGCGCATCAGGCCGTGCAGCGAACCTGACGGCTCGTAGCGGTGGCAGGCGCCGAACTCGGCCATGCGCAGGGGCAGGTCGCGATAGGACTTCTGGCCGAAGTTGAAGATCTGCAGGTGGCCCGGGCAGTTCATCGGCTTCAGCGAGAGCTCTTCGCCCTCCACCGTCTCGCAGACGAACATGTTGGGGCGGTACTTGTCCCAGTGACCCGACTTTTCCCAGAAGGAACGGTCGAGGACCTGGGGCGTCTTCACCTCGATATAGCCGGCGGCGTCCAGCCGGCGGCGCATATAGGATTCCAGCGTGCGCCACAGGGCCCAGCCCTGCTTGTGCCAGAACACCATGCCCCGGCCTTCTTCCTGGATGTGGAAGAGGTCCATGGCGCGGCCGAGCTTGCGGTGGTCGCGTTTCTCGGCTTCCTCGAGGCGGGTGACATAGGCTTCGAGTTCGGCCTCCGTCGCCCAGGCCGTCCCGTAGATGCGTTGCAGCTGGGCGTTGTTGTGGTCGCCGCGCCAGTAGGCGCCGGCCAGCTTGGTCAGCTTGAAGGCCTTGCCGACATGCTTGGTCGACGGCAGGTGCGGACCGATGCAGAGATCCTTCCAGTCTCCCTGCCAGTACACGCTGATCGCCTCCGTCTCGGGAAGATCGCGAATGATCTCGGCCTTATAGACTTCCCCGATCTGTTCGAAATGCGCGATGGCTTCATTTCGATCCCAGACCTCGCGACGAATTTTGTCATCGCGGTCCACGATCTCGCGCATCTTCGCCTCGATCCTGGGCAGGTCGTCGAGGCTGAACGGCTCGTCACGGGCGAAGTCGTAGTAGAAACCGTCCTCGATGGCCGGGCCGATCGTGACCTGGGTCCCGGGGAAAAGCTCCTGCACGGCCTGGGCCAGGATGTGCGCGGTGTCGTGGCGGATGGTGTCCAGCACGTCGGCGGCGTCGCGGGTCAGCAGCTCGAACTTACCGCCCTCGGTCAGAGGACGGTCCAGGTCCAGCAGCTTGCCGTCCAGGCGCACGAGCACGGCCTTCTTCTCCAACGACTTGGAGATAGAGGCGGCGACGTCACGGCCCGTGGCGTTCTTCGGATACTGACGGTGAGAACCGTCGGGAAACTCAAGGTCGATCATGCTTCACATTTCCATCGGCGTGATCGTTCGGCGTCTTCGCGCCCAACTGATTCACGCGATGTCGCAGGATTAACCGGCGGCGGATCGTAGCCCCATCCCCCAAATGGGTGACAACGGCAGATTCTCCGGAACGCCAGCCAAGAGCCTTTGACAGGTCCATGCCCTTTCAAGACCTGTGCCGCATACTCCGAACACGTCGGCATGTAACGACACCTTGGCCCCAAAAGAGGCGAAAGGATCGACTTATATGCCGTCAAGGCACAGTCGATGGCTCGGTCGTAGAGGTTCATGCCGGCGCAGCCGTACAGTAATAACTTAACCCGTTATCGCAGATGCAGCGAAAGGATCAAGCGGCGCCGGCGGTGCTAGTTCGTGTTTTCGTCACGTCGCCTGTGCGACGGGCATGCTGGGCGGCCTGGACGGCTTCGACCGCCGCATCGAACGCCAGCAGCGTCGAGGCGTGGCGGGCGGGATAATCCTTCACCGGCTCCAGCACGGAAAGCTCCGAAAAACGGCCCTCGGGCGCGGGACCATCAGCCTTCAGCATAGCACGCAGGGCGTCTCGCGTAACGGTGAGCTCGGCAAGATCGGCGCCCAGGACATGCGCGCCCAGCACCGCGGCTGTGGCCTGGCCGAGGGCGCAGGCCTTCACGTCCTGGGCGAAGTCGGCGACCCGGCCCTCGTCATCCAGGGCCACGTCGATGATGATTCGGCTGCCGCACAGCTTGGCGACCTTCTCGGCGCTGCCGTCCGGGTCGGCCAGCCGGCCGGCGCGCGGCATGTTCGCCACCAGGGCCAGGACGCGCGCGGAATAGAGGTCGTCGATCATCGGCCTTATTTGGCGCTGACCTGGCGTTCCTGCCAGATGGCCTCGGCCTTTTCGCGCAGGGCCTCGCCCATGGCCTCGAAACCGGCCTTGATCGCGCGGCGCTGCTTCTTGATCAGGAACGCGCCCAGCCCGGCATAAAGCTCCCCGTTGGAGAAGATCACGCCGTTGTCGCTCATCGCCTCGATCTCGAAGTAGCGGACCGAGCGGACAAAGCCGTTCATGCCGCTGCGGCGCAGGTGGAGCTGCTCATACGGCACCCACTCCATCACCGTCGTCTCCAGCTTGTCGCCGTCGGCGTCGGTCAGCACCAGGGCGGCGCCGATGCGGATCATGCCCTCCGCGCCCGGATACAGCGGATTCCACGACGCCCAGCCGGGCAGATCGGCCAGAAGCTCCCAAACGACTTCGGCCGGAGCCTGAACGCCGATGCGATGTTCGTACTTGAAGGTCATGGCGCGCCCTTTAGCACAGGACCCGTCAGGCGCGGAAACCGATCCCGCTTTCGCGCTGATAGATCACCAGATCCAGCGACGGCGCCTCGTGCCCCAGACGGCTCAGCACATCGTGAGCCTGGCCGCGATGGTGGGTCTGGTGGTTGAACAGGTGGGCCAGAGCCGCCCACAGGGGTTGGGCGACCTGCATCCCGTCGGCCTTGCGGGTCCAGCGGAAGTCCGCCGCCAGTTGCTCTTCGTCCAGCCGGGCGACGAAATCGACCAGCTTTCCGTCCTCGACCTCCCGCGCCACGCGCAGGGCGCCGAAGTCGTCGAACAGGATGGTGTCCAGCGTCCACGACGGCGCCGTGCGGCCGTTGAAGCGCGCGCCCCAGATGCGGTCGGTCAGAAGGATGTGGTTCAGCGCGCCATGCAGCGACCGGAAGAACGCCCCCTGGTCGGACTTGTAGTCCGCGTCAGGAACCTTGGCGCAGGCCGCGTACAGCCGCGCGTTGGCCCAGGCGTTGTACCCGACCATCATCCGGCAATGCTCGTGCAGGCTCATGAGTTCCCCAACTCATTTTGGCGCACCCTAGCGAAGGATGCGCCAGCGGCCACCTATTCCTTCAACCGCCAGGTCGCGCCTTGCGGGCCGTCCATGACCTCGACGCCGAGGGCGGCGATCTCGTCGCGGATGGCGTCGGCGCGGGCCCAGTCCTTGGCCTTGCGGGCCTCGAAGCGGGCGGCGATCAGGCCTTCGACCTTTTCCTTCAGGTCGTCGCCGGCCGCGCCCTGGAACCAGGTCTCCGGCTCGACGGTCAGGAAGCCGAGGAAGTTGGCCGCTTCCAGCAGCGCCGCCAGACGGCGCCGCGCCTGGTTGATCGAGGCTTCCTTGCGCTCGACCAGGGTGAGCTGCTCGCGCAGGTCCCGATAGAGCGAGAACAGCGCCGCATAGGCCGCCGGCGTGTTCAGATCGTCCGACAACGCCTCGTAGAAGGCGGCCAGATCGCTTTCGCGCGCGTCGTCCGGGTCATCTACGCCCAGGCGCTTGGCGTCGAGCAGCGCCTGGTAGCAGCGGTCCAGGGCCTCGCGGCTCTGCTCCAGCAGCTCCGGCGACCAGTCCAGCGGCTGGCGGTAGTGGGCGCTCAGCAGCGACCAGCGGATCACCTCGCCGGGCACGGTCTTCAGCAGCTCGTGCGGCAGGATCACGTTGCCCAGGCTCTTGGACATCTTCTCGCCGGCCATATCCAGGAAGCCGTTGTGCATCCAGTAGCGGGCGTAGGTCGGCAGGCCATGGGCGCAGCGGCCCTGGGCCACTTCGTTCTCATGGTGCGGGAACTGCAGGTCGATGCCGCCGCCGTGGATGTCGATGGGCAGGCCCAGCTGCGCCTCGATCATGGCCGAGCATTCGATGTGCCAGCCCGGACGGCCGGCGCCCCACGGGCTTTCCCACACCGGCTCGTTCGGCTTGGACGGCTTCCACAGCACGAAGTCGGCCGGATGGCGCTTGTAGGGAGCGACCTCGACCCGCGCGCCGGCGATCATGTCGTCCAGCGGACGGCCCGACAGCTGGCCGTAATCCTTGAAGTTTTGGGTGTCGAAAAGCACGTGGCCCTCGGCGGCGTAGGCCGAGCCGTTTTCGACCAGCTTGCCGATCTGGGCGAGGATGGCGTCGATGTGCTCGGTCGCCTTGGGCTGAAAATTCGGCCGCAGGGCGCCCAGGGCGTCCATGTCTTCCAGATAGGCCGCCAGATAGCGCTCGGTGATGACCGAGATGTCGACGCCCTCTTCCGTCGCCTTGGCGTTGATCTTGTCGTCCACGTCCGTGACGTTGCGCGCATAGACCACCGCGTCGTCGCCGTATTCCTTGCGCAGCAAGCGATACAGCACGTCGAACACCACCACCGGGCGGGCGTTGCCGATGTGCGCGTAGCCGTAGACCGTCGGCCCGCAGACATACATCGTCACCCGATCGGGATCGGCGGGAACGAAGGTCCGCTTCTGGCGGGACATGGTGTCGTGCAGCTTCAGGGTCATTTGTGACGTTACGGCAGAGGTTGCGGAGGGGGTGGG contains the following coding sequences:
- a CDS encoding SRPBCC family protein; translation: MTFKYEHRIGVQAPAEVVWELLADLPGWASWNPLYPGAEGMIRIGAALVLTDADGDKLETTVMEWVPYEQLHLRRSGMNGFVRSVRYFEIEAMSDNGVIFSNGELYAGLGAFLIKKQRRAIKAGFEAMGEALREKAEAIWQERQVSAK
- a CDS encoding ArnT family glycosyltransferase is translated as MSLESRLDALSRGWRAPLIAALIAMIAGLPGLFAVPPLDRDEFRFAQATAQMLESGDYVVIRFQDQPRFKKPVGIHWMQALSVKAFSEVEDRQIWAWRIPSLIGAMLAAAACAWGAGAFFRQRTGLMAGAILGVSFLLSTEAFIAKTDAMLCGLTTLSLAALARLYSAANGGPAAGRWTRLFFWLSLSLGVLVKGPVSLLVVILALLALCVWDRKAAWLKGLGWTWGAAVFVLVVAPWAWAITVATDGAFWSTAIGGDLAPKLAGGHESHGAPPGYHTLLSFLLTFPSALVLPAALALGWTRRNEPGVRFALCWLIPTWLMFEILPTKLAHYTLPAHGALAWLMAASLEQPLGRISRWIGAVLGVLGGIIFAAASIYLMSEYGDASDATAAAIAAGLFLMAGGVGAYLLVNRAAGTAVVTALVLGLLAHSAFFALLAPRLEPLWSSKRVSDALREARIDPRDGVTPGPVEVAGYAEPSLVFALGARTGLGDAPNAAQALLEGRPAVVEAKQDAAFRADLARIGLTPHPVAVVEGFNYSTGDPVRLTIYRGEPEDQ
- a CDS encoding iron-sulfur cluster assembly scaffold protein; the encoded protein is MIDDLYSARVLALVANMPRAGRLADPDGSAEKVAKLCGSRIIIDVALDDEGRVADFAQDVKACALGQATAAVLGAHVLGADLAELTVTRDALRAMLKADGPAPEGRFSELSVLEPVKDYPARHASTLLAFDAAVEAVQAAQHARRTGDVTKTRTSTAGAA
- a CDS encoding helix-turn-helix domain-containing protein → MTVIPLDSARRQSVGRVDPDTGLRLPVNYRRVVSDSASATILDISAAHDSPPSGATCLYQVALPYMGVFTYQVGRRSAVIDVNSVLLVPAGIEYADAHPVRGMGHALAVVAPTPEVMEEICRLVGSRPAELFGELSQPGGGSMTLAAHRLRRLADSAGGPLEADELAVQILREVFEAQRTPRGRPSQVVERAKQVIHERGCERLSLADIASAVGVSPVYLTQEFSRTEGKPLYKYQLQLRLSRALVELPYCEDIAGLALDLGFSSHSHFGAAFRRMFGVTPAEFRAGAGAVVPPPMEQMARRRV
- a CDS encoding hydroxymethylglutaryl-CoA lyase; this encodes MSRFIQIVEVGPRDGLQNEAAVLEPEERAVFIQRLEAAGARRIETVSFVNPRRVPQMAGAEEVMAALPANPDASRIGLVLNLKGWERCVAAGCDEANVVVCASDGFGIRNQGASVSEQLQTLASVVEHRNANGGPPLSLTISVAFGDPFDGEVSDDQVAAIAAEAHALKIGEIALGDTIGVADPWTVRRRIEAVRKAAPDARLRMHFHDTRNTGLANAYASVEAGIDVLDASVGGLGGCPFAPNATGNIGTEDLVYMLERAGFETGYDLDALIETAKVMSQRLGKPPASSLARAGGFPLTA
- a CDS encoding DinB family protein; translation: MSLHEHCRMMVGYNAWANARLYAACAKVPDADYKSDQGAFFRSLHGALNHILLTDRIWGARFNGRTAPSWTLDTILFDDFGALRVAREVEDGKLVDFVARLDEEQLAADFRWTRKADGMQVAQPLWAALAHLFNHQTHHRGQAHDVLSRLGHEAPSLDLVIYQRESGIGFRA
- the yidD gene encoding membrane protein insertion efficiency factor YidD; amino-acid sequence: MNLYDRAIDCALTAYKSILSPLLGPRCRYMPTCSEYAAQVLKGHGPVKGSWLAFRRICRCHPFGGWGYDPPPVNPATSRESVGREDAERSRRWKCEA
- a CDS encoding glycosyltransferase family 2 protein; translated protein: MNVSVRPVSELIAGATPVTPGVSVVMVVYRTGEALASSIKQVLAEPMVDEFVIVDNGSDERDEQMLRTLERTDPRVRLLQGHGNVGFAKGANLGARAAEGRHVVFLNPDAFLQDDCIRNLVQALKGRPVPSLVGACVINEDGTEQRGARRGEVTPWTSLLSFGHLSRRFRSLQRYEIHRETTDPLPSATIPTPTISGACFAMRREDFDALDGFDESFFLHVEDIDICWRARELGGEVLFQPTAKVVHLGHTSLKSPLFVEFHKGMGLARYFIKRAKSFGPRAAAVLLAPLVIGMAVSRPALWKLTGHRI
- a CDS encoding glycosyltransferase family 2 protein, with translation MNAKTATPDVSIVVPVFDESGAAPTLAREIAAAFAGRNFEIVFVNDASRDDTAARLTALKGEIPQLRVLNHAKNAGQSRSVRTGVLGARGAIVVTLDGDGQNDPADAPRLVDRLAAGPETLALVGGERVKRQDTWSKRYASRFANGVRQKLLKDNATDTGCGLKVFRREAFLRLPYFDHLHRYLPAMMMREGYETAFEPVHHRARETGASKYTNFGRLKASFSDLIGVMWLQSRARQPGAVNEL
- the thrS gene encoding threonine--tRNA ligase; this encodes MIDLEFPDGSHRQYPKNATGRDVAASISKSLEKKAVLVRLDGKLLDLDRPLTEGGKFELLTRDAADVLDTIRHDTAHILAQAVQELFPGTQVTIGPAIEDGFYYDFARDEPFSLDDLPRIEAKMREIVDRDDKIRREVWDRNEAIAHFEQIGEVYKAEIIRDLPETEAISVYWQGDWKDLCIGPHLPSTKHVGKAFKLTKLAGAYWRGDHNNAQLQRIYGTAWATEAELEAYVTRLEEAEKRDHRKLGRAMDLFHIQEEGRGMVFWHKQGWALWRTLESYMRRRLDAAGYIEVKTPQVLDRSFWEKSGHWDKYRPNMFVCETVEGEELSLKPMNCPGHLQIFNFGQKSYRDLPLRMAEFGACHRYEPSGSLHGLMRVRGFTQDDAHIFCREDQIEDETAKFITLCQTVHAELGMTTDYIALATRPEQRAGSDEFWDKAETQMLNAARKAGVEPVIAEGDGAFYAPKLDFIVKDAIGRTWTCGTIQLDYVLPERLGAEYVAEDGSKQRPVMLHRAILGSFERFIGILIENYGGAFPLWLAPTQITVATITSDADDYANQVAETLRAAGLRVTTDLRNEKINYKIREHSLAKVPAIVVVGRKEAETGQVAIRRLGGEGQLILSLSDAVAALTDEATPPDLRAAPFVRPAARTGAMVEPA
- a CDS encoding nuclear transport factor 2 family protein yields the protein MELNKMVLGALAAAAVIVPQTAKAGDKEDLAAIDVAYQAAVKHNDIATMEKILHQDFVQVYGDGRVETRAELIAKAKATKYEVQDEDPGTQMVHVFGDAATVTARIWVKGTRANGTAFDRRVWFTDTYVRTPQGWRYAFAQVAN